In the genome of Cherax quadricarinatus isolate ZL_2023a chromosome 28, ASM3850222v1, whole genome shotgun sequence, the window AGTTTGTCATAGAAAATTGCACATTACGGAACACCCACGACTTTCCTGCTTGAAAATTTGTAACTCTGCCTTCCGTTTACAGCTTTCATTAATGTGCAAATATTAATTCAGCGGTATAAACGTGGAACGtgtttaaaaaaacaaaaaaataaataatttaatcGTTTAATCCTAACAATAAGTCTATGTAAATGGTGTAACGCCAACGAgcataaagacagacacaaatACAGACACAAGTTGCTAAACAAGTTTatgtttgtaataatgttggtagaattaccgacaatatgtaaagtaaaagggcacaagtgcaactaatgtgaaattttattgtggcctcagcaaaatgtcacattagttgcacttgtgtctttttatttTACAACCTTATGTTTGTGTGAAACTTTATTTCAATAAACACTTCTTCTGCAGCTCGTATTTTTGTCTTCACTGTGAGTCTACCTTAGCCACGGAAACATTTATATTAAACTTTCGCATTTGTTCCTCCTAGTGTTTCTACCTGTCAAATATTATATACATGTAACTCGAAAAAGTCCTTCGGGATACTTAACTTATTTTGCATAGAGAAATGCAATGACTGAGTGGAAAAATAAAAGATATACTGCATATCATCTGTAGTGGAATTAGCCTTTCTACTGGAAAAATAATTCAAATTTCAAGCATCCTGGTTTTTGACAATGTTACAGAAAAAAtcgagaattcaagtggatgtcATAGAGGATAATAGGCTAAGTACAACACACCACTGCAGATTGTGAGATTTCACATAGTTATGAATAGGAACATGTTGAACCCTTCAAGAGGAAGAAGGGAATGGATGGTGGCGAAGagttcttgattcaagaaatcAAACTAATCTACCCTTCCTCAGAAGCTGCATAATACCTACGGTTTCAGAGCTTCAGCGTAAATATAATGATCTACTGTATGGCAGCCAATTTTACAATACAAGCTCTAAGCAAATGATTCCTCGGCTATCTGGTTatatgaaggaggaggagagttGTTCCTCTGTACACTCTGGTTGGCTGAACCAGGTGCAGATGGTTGTGTGGCTTGTGATCTGATGACTGTGTGTTGGTCACTGCCGTATGTACCTTCTTCCCAGCGTGGCAGATACAGCACAAATGGCGTCTCCGGTTTTTGCTgtcaaaatatattttaaaatcaaTATCGGGATTGTGTGTAAAAAATACAGACATGAAATATACAAAAAACGCTTGTTACGTAAAAACTAAATACATATTTACATGTATTTCAATGAAAATCATTTTTTGAATATAGAAAAAATTGTGCTAAAAGAAATTCATATGAGCAACAGGCTCATACGTTCAGTGAGTAAATTAGATTCTCAATTCATAACACATGGGCACGAACCAGTGGTTGAGTTACCGCTGTGTAAACACAGCTCATTTTCTCATTGTTGTTGCAACGAATAATTTGCAAATATTTTATAAACTACACCTGGGGAGGCCAGCTTTAATGCTGGCACCAGGCTTCAAGTTAATATTCGAAATCGCTTTTCGGAGGATACTTTTTGAGACCATTTaaagggcacgtaagttcccccatcttctaataatatgttcattttaaacaaaccataccacgggtagggatagaacccgcgatttttccactataatctaccttgtccataatctGAGCTGTGctgagacctctgcaacacagttgtcctcaaagatttgtcaagttataccatgaattaaagaaagatcctggacttcaccttacgaaacaaagtaaACGAgttaataattatggacaaggtagattacagtggaaaaatgaatatattattagaagacgggggaatttATATGCCTTTTAAACACACTAGTAAAGTAAGATCAatctccaggtgctgtatggctcctacggatttagcgcttccccctgaaTGTAATAATGACAATATTGAGGTTACAACATTGTCATCGACTTAAGTTACGGTGGCGACGGATATGTCATGGGTGGCAACATGACAAAGTCCATATAGACGACAGGAAGCCAATGGCTATTGAAGTACTAGCCAAGGACAAAGCTATGTCCATGCAGTCACCCTTCCAATTACTGGCTAGACCCAACAGTAATTAATGATGTGCGTAGGGAGAAGCAAGCTATGGCTATTAATTCATCGAGACGTGAATAGTAGCGGTGACGTAGACGTAACGTAGGTGGCAGCACCTACCTTGGGAGGACAGGCAGCACGGGCAGAGAGGGCAGCTCCTAGGAGAGAGACGATAGCACCTGTGAGACAGGGAAGAGATTCTACCAGAGCCACCACTTCCACGACGTACAGTCGCACCACTGTGGGATAAAGTGTCACTGATGAATAAGTGTAGTACAACATCATGTACAGTCGCACCACTGGGATGAAGCACTTTTGATAAACAAGTACAGTACTCAGCTGCCACGTACCGCCTCACGACTGTGATGAACAAGTACACTACACCAAGAACATCCGCACCTTGTGGGGGTAAAGACCAGTGATATTAAATACACTACACCGCCTTGTACAGCCGCTCCACAGACGGTAAAATACCCTACACATTGTATTTTCACCACCTGCAGAAGCGCTACTAATGAATAAATACATACCTGCAAGCCATGTACGGTAGGACCAATGCTTACCTTCAACAACAGAACTAAAATACATACGTATATTACGATAAAAACAGAAATACATACGTATATTATTATAGAGTTATAATATATTGATTCAAGTTCCAGCTCATTGGGAACCGCCGCTTAATCATTATTTTTtgtataataatcaaaataataataataataagctatTAATCAACTGGAGTGATGCCTTCCTATCTGAATTGGTTCGATTGTTCTGTATTTAGATTTCAATTCAGTACTTAGTTTTCCTCTATTAATATGTGGTTAGAAAGTGGTTAGGTAGCTTGTCCGGCTCTTAGAggacggaggatggagcctccaccactccttgcgcTGAATAACCCAAACGGGCTTAGCTCTTCcctataattaatataatatccACTGCTTGTTTTTCTAGTGCATACAAGTGGGACTCACCTGAGGAGTGATCTGGCCTGTGGAAAGTGGAGATGCAGgccagtgtgaggtggttggagcaGAGATAGCCAGCTGCGGCCAgacataccacacacactacaccagacaCCCATGCGTGGCCCACCACTCTGAAGAGAATATATGGGAAAGATATTCAGGGGTGAAATTGTGCAGACACTGTCACCTTAGTTTAGAGCTTTAGGCGACGGTTAGCATCTCCCACATCCAAGAGACTTAGGTGTCCATAAGTCTTTTAATATGATGGCGTACAAAAATTTTCGAATTAATGTGTGGTTGTACTGGTCCACTTGTGGCGCACAAAATAATTTTGTGCATACAGGCTAAATGAACCAAATGGGTTTAGCGCGTTTTTcagtagttataataataataataataataataataataataataataataataatatcaataatataaataatataataaccctagggacccacaaactgagaaaaaccaagaatattgtcctaactaaacctaatgaaacaccactacatcccactgacacagctaacaagataaacgacttcttctcaaccataggatctaatctcgccagtaaaatcccacataccaatgcccatgctggggactacctagatgggagtttccctaattccttctatcttgcaccaactgagcccacggaagtcactgagattataaagtcacttaaaaataactcggggaatctgtctcatgtcccaccattactgtacaagcgagcggcccatgtcctttcgcatgctatttcattactttttaacaagtcactagagactagcaccttcccgaaactactcaagatggcaagggttacaccaatacataaaggtggtgaccctacagacttaaacaactataggccaatatctaacttaccattgctatccaaaatctttgagaaactcgtgcacaggagactgtattcatttataacggctcaaaacatactcaacccctgccaatttggattcaggaaaaataaaagcactaatgatgcaatcataaaaatgctagatctgctttacacagcattggaaaataaggaatatccactaggaacttttattgacctaagaaaagcttttgacacagtagaccacgacatcctactccacaaacttgatcattacggtataagaggccatgcgcttgcttatttcaaatcttacattactaataggtatcagtacgtcaccattaaagacacagcatcagcaacacggccacttgatactggaattccgcagggaagtgtccttggtcccctgctcttcctcatatacatcaatgaccttccaaacgtatcccaacacctgaaacccattctctttgctgatgacacgacttatgtcatctctcaccctaatcttgccaccctcaacaccattgtgaatgaggagctgattaaaatatcgacttggtaagaataatcactaaatcctatccctggcaacacacccccccactcttcatagacctaaacttactcccagttcagtacatccacacttactactgtgcaatctacatctacagggccttaaactctaatatcaaccttgacctaaaacgctttcttgatagttgtgacagaacccacaggcataacaccagacacaaacatctctacgacattccccgtgtccgactaaacctttacaaaaattcaatgtatgtcaaaggccctaaaatctggaataccctacctgagaactctagaactgcagacacattcatcaccttcaaaactaccattagaaaacatcttatctccctgatacaccccgtcaactaactacacgaataccacctggtggttcacactttcactcactcatttgaccataaagagaaatattaatctcaatcttacaataatgaatcctgtgatactctaatactgaaactatgtactgtgccaaaacaaaagcattcacattgctaaactcacaaactagtatttagtcacttagccataataccaacttacctcataatttgtaatattttacaattaagaataaaactaagtctgcccgaaatgcctagccatgctaagcgttctagtggtacactctgtaatcacaattttactacatgtaaaccacacaataaccaaatttctgtaaactcagcattgtaatccttatagagaataaactttgaatttgaatttgaatttgaatgactGGTTAAACTGTGGCAAGAttgagaaaataaatgaacatgtTTCTTAAAGATATATGACTGAGAAATGCAAATGCTCTTCGTTAGCTTGGAGCGAAAGTTAGAATGTTAGTGACGTCAACCAGCAGCGAAATTTTCAACTGCACCACTGACGAATTCTCAATATAGACGGGTTTAACATTCACTGTAATATAATAATTCTCAGTGTAGAGAACATTTACATCGTTGCAGCACTTGTCTCTTGTAACTTATGAGAGGGTCCTTGATGCCACTGAGGGGTTTGTGATCCAAGGAACTCAACGTATCTTTCCCTTGGATCGACCCCcttaaaggaggttccttgaccgcGGTGAGGggggggctcttcatccaagtgTAGTAAACAGTTGTTAGCAACTCCCACCCCTACAAGGGGGGGATATTCCTTGATACtgctgaaaggctcttgatccaagtaatctGAGTTACCCTCTTTGATCAATACTAATTACTTTACATGAGGgtacatatctgtatatacactgaatttactttattttctattattttaggGGTTAAAGTATTCTTGGTATTAATGTACAGTTAATTTGCGCAGTTGAAATGTTTTTAAACCTAAGAAACTAAGATGTCTTTATAAGGCTTGTTAGTGCAGTAGTCATTTAAGAGTGTGGGAATGAAAAATATTACTCTAAACAACGCGTTGTGAGGAAAATGCCAGTTACAGATTGCGTGGCCAAGGTGTGGTCTGGTGCAGTACATGTAGGTAGTTACAGGGGGTGAGAGAGGTACTGTCAGCTACTGAAAGTCCCAGGACAGGTGGCTGAGCACACTTGCATGATGTGTACTCCGGTGCAATAcaagtgagtggtggtgttacttacAGGGCTTGAGAAAAGTTAGTGTTGGCTGCTCGAAGTCCCAGGATGgcctgcaccagcaccaggatGCCCACCCACACGCCTGCCATTATTACCACCGGCCGACACAGACAGGCCGCTACCACCAGCTGGAGTAGCGAGTAATATGAAGTCTTGAAGGTGAGGAAAATATTTAGGACTAGGTAGATTGTGTAAATGTTACAGAAGTGTTTTGATTGTCAAGCCACAGAGCATATTTGTTGATCTGGTGACCAATGTAATGTGTACCTGGGGTCTGCACACACACTAATGTGTATCAGGGAtctgtacacacactgtaccagggatctgtacacacactgtaccagggatctgtacacacactgtaccagggatctgtacacacactgtgtaccagGGGTATGTACACACTGTAATGTGTACCAGGGGTCTGTACACACACTGTAATGTGTACCAGgggtctgtacacacacactgtaatgtGTACCAGGGGTGGGCACACACATACGCTTTTATTGTATAACCAGAAGTTGGCACACCTATACACTTGTGTAACAAGAGTAGGCACACTTGTGTAGCCAGGAGTGGGCACCCCTCGTCCACTTGTGTTGCCAGGAGTAGGCATCCCTCATCCACTTGTGTTGCCAGGAGTAGGCATCCCTCATCCACTTGTGTAGCCAGGAGTGGGCACCCCTTGTCCACTTGTGTAGCCAGGAGTGGGCACCCCTTGTCCACTTGTGTAGCCAGGAGTGGGCACCCCTTGTCCACTTGTGTAGCCAGGAGTGGGCACCCCTCGTCCACTTGTGTAGCCAGGAGTGGGCACCCCTCGTCCACTTGTGTAGCCAGGAGTGGGCGCCCCTCATTCACTTGTGTAGCCAAGGGtggacacaacatacactgtgcTTTGTACCAGGGTTGGGCACAACATACACTGTGCTTTGTACCATGGTTGGGCACAACATACACTGTGCTTTGCACCTGGGGTGGGTACAACATACACTGTGCTTTGTACCAGGGGTGGGCACAACATACACTGTGCTTTGTGCCAGGGGtggacacaacatacactgtttTGTACCAGGGGTGGGCACAACATACACTGTGCTTTGCACCTGGGGTAGGTACAACATACACTGTGCTTTGTACCAGGGGTGGGCACAACATACACTGTGCTTTGTGCCAGGGGtggacacaacatacactgtgcTTTGTACCAGGGGTGGGCACAACATACACTGTGCTTTGTACCAGGGGTGGGCACAACATACACTGTGTTTTGTACCAGGGGTGGGCACAACATACACTGTGCTTTGTACCAGGGGTGGGCACAACATACACTGTGCTTTGTACCTGGGGTGGGCACAACATACACTGTACTTTGTACCTTGGGTGGGCACAACATACACTGTGCTTTGTACCAGGGGTGGGCACAACATACACTGTGCTTTGTACCAGGGGTGGGCACAACATACACTGTACTTTGTACCTTGGGTGGGCACAGTCATACACTAGTATTGTATATCAAGGGGTGCGTACACACAGACTGTGGGCAGCCTTGATACTGATGGAGTCCTGATCCAAAAACTGGCGCTAGCCTACCTTTCCCAGGATAAaacttgattacttcccattcctcaggaatcatatgacccttacgggtttatcacttctccatgaatataattaTAACCAGAGAGGGTTATATATCGTCTTACCTGACACAGGAAGATGATAGCTGAAACTGCCAGGTTCACCCGTGCCAGCTGTCGAACTGTCTTGACTGGGTACTCTGCCTCCTTTTCTTTGCCCCTCTTGCCCACCAGCCGCAGTGCCCGAACCTCCTGACATCCTCCTCCGCTAATGGTGGAGGCAGCAAAACCAGCACGTGTGGAGGATGAAGGGTTAGAGCAGGGAGGTGAAAGGCGTGGAGCAGGTGTAGGAGGGATGCCTCCATGTTGACTGCTGCAACCTGCTTCCTCTTCTAGGGGAGTAACCATGATAATAGCGTCAGCTAGAtgatgaatattaaaatggtatacaatacctacaggttggtaggtaagacacatggacaagttaggcaactttattccgaaacttttcgcctacacagtaggcttcttcagtcgagtgcaaaagtaggcaggagcattAGACTAGATGTGAAGATGATATAATGagttcatcacccttgaagtcggagatttgaggttgtcagtccttcagcctggagaagagttctgttccagaACTGCTTccgactatggaacagaactcttctccaggctcagggactgacaacctcaaatctccgacttcaagggtgatggactgattacaccgtcttcacatctctactgctcctgcctactttggtgctcgactgaaaaagcctactgtgtaggcgaaacgtttcggaataaagttgcctaactgttgcccatgtgtcttacctaccagctaGATGATGGTGTGATTGTACATCTAGGTTTGTTGCTTAGCTGCTAGTATTGTGTGCTAAAAATACCAATAATGTCAGATTGTGGTTTGATGTTGTACCTTCGACGTGTTTCGAGATTGTTCCCACTCCCACAGAGTCAAGTTTATCTGGCACTTGCCTAAACAGGCAGTCATTTGCTGCAGgcagcccgctggcccacataccaTTAGTTCAAATGAAAACAGTAATCCATCACAGTCTGATTGTTTTTGCAATTCAGTTGAAAGAAAGTATGAATACGTATTTATTTGAAAGTGAAATAGCACTGCGGGAGCCGGAAATAGAGTATAGTTGAATGTGAATCTCTCTTTGTAAAAATTGTGCTACAGCAAAGTATTATATTTTGTTTTACTGTTATAAGTGGCGTGGTAGGTGCTCAAAACGCAGTTTACTAAACAATTCTTTACATTTTCGTCTGGAAACGTGATGTACAGTCTTCAGTGGAATTCGGTGACCCAAATAGAATACTTaaaattccttgaattaagcctgaatgtttTCCTAACCCCCACCTCACAGGGGCTatgtaatccctacgggtttagcgctcctatGATATTAAAAATAATGTCCCAACTCCTTCAGAGAGAAATAAGTGCGATGGTGTTAGTTAAGGGCTGTGTGTCCAAGGAAAGGCAACTGCCATCAATTTCATCGACTCCAACGCTTCTTTCACATTTCTCAGATGATGAATGACCCTTGTGAATTTATCGCTTCCCAACGAATAGCATGATATGCCATAACTGCTGCACAAATGTAAGGCTCTAAGAATAGAAAAGAAAATAACTATGCCATTCATAATATACATAAATGTACAGGTGGGTACAAACAGGAAGCGCGCGTGTGTCTGGCGCTCACCAGACGGAGCAACAAGCCTCCACCAAGCAGTGCGCTGAATGACTCAcaggggtttagcgcttaacatgaataaAGCCAATATCATAAGACACAATGTAGATCCTGGTCAAAATTAATCTGAAAAGGATTAAAAAAAATTTCAGTAGAAGTTTAACTAAAGCCAAGACAATAGTGTGTAGCTGTTCACAATTATCCTCATAGAATTCTTAGTGTctcatcaagaagtataaataatggaagTCCTAAGGAAATACGTGAACTTTATATATGTTTGGTAAGGTCTCGTTCACATTACACTTCTCACTTCTTCTTTACTAATTACATACAGAACTGACATAAATGCGCTGTAAAAATATAcaagtatcagaaatctttcgtACGAATATAGACTGAAGGCATCGAATCTGCACTCTTGAAAGACTTTAAACTGAAGGAGATATGACTGAAGGTTGCAGATAGAAAGAAGGAATAAATAAGGAGAATATAAATAACACAACAACGTGCTGAGCATATCTAACCAAgacattggtgaggggctcttgatttagggaattggatctgtgctccagttccccgaattcagCCTGAATTCCTTCCGCATCCACcgtataattctacgggtttagcgcttccccttgataataataataataatctaaccaagacaggactcgcatcaATGAATTCCAGTTGGAGAGATcttgatttagaaaggatatacgaAGCACCCTTtttttggtaatagttgtggatgaatggaacaaactttGCGAGAACTTTGTATATCTTTAAATAAAGGTTGGACAGGTATACGAGTGGGTGTAAAttggtcctgcctagcatggaccaaaaGCGCATACTGGTTCCATTGATCTTATAGTCTTATTTGTGATTTGTTAAGTAACCTTCTTTATTAAGTGCTTAAGCATGCCAGTGTAAGGGTATAAATATTTTATTGACTAAataactcccctcaaggaaggttccttgatgctggtgaggggctcttgatctagggaattggatctgtgctccagttccctgaattaaacctgaataccttccacatccccccacagatGCTGTATAAtcatacaggtttagcgctttcccctttttattattaaataactgataattttttatataaaatataagaTAATGGCAAACTATTATATTTATAAAACGAATCAATAATATACGTATTTTATAAATCTGACTTAGGAAAAAATTGCATATGAACATTAATTCGTTCTGGCATAGCTGACCTCTGGCATATTTTCATAATATAAACGGTAATTCCATGGTCACATATACGTTATCATTGTTGGTcattgtgtgtatgggtgtggtgGCCCATCCGGAGGAGAGAGTGGGTCGCCTGGCTGGTCTCCCGCCTCACAGATATAGGAACACGTTCAGCATTGCAAAGTAGCCAGGGATATATACAAAGACACGCGTACGTCTGTATTAAGAGTATATACAGCGATAGGTGTGAATATATGTAGATAGTTTGTTTTAATCTCTATTTAAGTTATTTCAGTGGGTTCTTACCTCGAACGTGTCATCTGATTAAGACCTGTATCAAAAGTCAGGGCGGTTCTCTGACGAATaaaccgccaccacaaccactcctaattcatccatatatatatatatatatatatatatatatatatatatatatatatatatatatatatatatatatatatatatatatagcgagatggaccagtaagccagtggaaggtctctgtAACATGATCAATAATTTCTATTAGCGGGtcttcatatgactaagacttgtACCAGAAAACACTTCTCTTTCCTGACGTATAAAATGCCACCACCTAGGCCACTCGTGTATGTATCTGGAATCATCTTCGAACTCTATGCAGTAATCCATTGGTTTTTAAATGGACAGCAACAGTTTGGttaaccagacaagcctggcccagggccggccTGCGGgaataggaaaactctcgaaacccatcaacgGGTAATTAACCACTTAATGACAGAACCGGAATATTATGCATATACCGACAGGATGCAGTAGATGATCTTAGTCAAAGTGATTACTAAGAAAAAAATCAAGAGTTCTGGTTATCAGAAATTtaaaaccaagataacagtgcatAAGCGTCTCAATAAAGTTAATAGAATACTTGGCTTCATACCAACAAGAATAATAGAAGTCCTAATATTATATCTCAACTTTGTATGTTTATattatgttgcacagttctggCCTCCATGTTACAGTGCGCTGGAAAAATATATAGAGAAGGATGCCGAAGTTAATTCTTTGTATCAGAAACCTTTTCTACGAAGTCTGGGCTGAAGGTATTGAATATGCACTCTCTGTAAAGACGTATATTAGAGAACTTGGGAAAACATGATTCAAGTGttcaaatggaaaacaggaaggaataaaggggatataaatagcgtgttgaaaatatctaagacaggactctcagcaatggaTTCAGGTtcgacaaatttagatttagaaaggatatagtgAAGTTCTAGTTTGTCAATAAATGAGTCGAATAACGTTCTAGGCAACTTCTTTGAGGAGAGAACTTTGGGCAAAACTATTGATGCcatgcccatgatgacactcttcaggtcacttgttctatctaggctggaatattgctgcacactaacagcacctttcaaggcaggtgaaattgctgacccagaaaatgtacagagaaccttcacggcgcgcataacggagataaaacacctcaattactgggagcgcttgaggttcctgaacctgtattccctggaacgcaggcgggagagatacatgattatatacacctggaaaatcctagagggactagtaccgaacttgcacacgaaaatcactcactacgaaagcaaaagacttggcagacgatgcaacatccccccaatgaaaagcaggggtgtcactagcacgttaagagaccatacaataagtgtcaggggcccgagactgttcaact includes:
- the LOC128693292 gene encoding uncharacterized protein → MTTKEEEAGCSSQHGGIPPTPAPRLSPPCSNPSSSTRAGFAASTISGGGCQEVRALRLVGKRGKEKEAEYPVKTVRQLARVNLAVSAIIFLCQLVVAACLCRPVVIMAGVWVGILVLVQAILGLRAANTNFSQALVVGHAWVSGVVCVVCLAAAGYLCSNHLTLACISTFHRPDHSSVVRLYVVEVVALVESLPCLTGAIVSLLGAALSARAACPPKQKPETPFVLYLPRWEEGTYGSDQHTVIRSQATQPSAPGSANQSVQRNNSPPPSYNQIAEESFA